The nucleotide sequence GTGACGGCCATCGCGGACGCCCACATGGACTCGGTCCCGATCGTCGCGATCACCGGCCAGGTCCCCAGCAGCGCGATCGGGTCGGACGCCTTCCAGGAGGCCGACATCCGCGGCATCACGATGCCGATCACCAAGCACAACTACCTCATCACCAACGCCGACGAGATCCCGCGCGCCATCGCCGAGGCGTTCCACATCGCCTCGACCGGCCGCCCGGGCCCGGTGCTGGTCGACATCTCCAAGGACGCGCTGCAGGCGCGGACCAAGTTCGTCTGGCCGGAAACCCTCGACCTGCCCGGGTACCGCCCGGTCACCCGACCGCACGCCAAGCAGGTCCGCGAGGCAGCCAAGCTGATCGTGTCCGCGTCGCGACCGGTGCTCTACGTGGGTGGCGGCGTCATCAAGGCCCACGCCGCGGCAGAGTTGCGGGTGCTGGCCGAGCTGACCGGCATCCCGGTCGTCACCACGCTGATGGCCCGCGGCGCGTTCCCGGACAGCCACGAACTGCACCTGGGCATGCCCGGCATGCACGGCACGGTCGCCGCGGTCGGTGCTCTGCAGAAGTCCGATCTGCTGATCACCCTCGGCGCGCGCTTCGACGACCGGGTCACCGGCAAGCTGTCCTCGTTCGCGCCCGGCGCCAAGGTCATCCACGCCGACATCGACCCGGCCGAGATCGGCAAGAACCGCGTGGCCGACGTCCCCATCGTGGGCGACTGCCGTGAGGTGATCGCGGACCTGATCGTCGCCGTCCAGGCCGAGCACGACGCCGGCCACCACGGCAACTACAGCGAGTGGAGCGAGCAGGTCCGGTCCCTGCGGGCCCGCTACCCGCGCGGCTACGACGTGCCCGAGGACGGGGGCCTGTCGCCGCAATACGTCATCGAGCGTCTCGGCGAGATCGCCGGGCCGGACGCGATCTACGTCGCCGGTGTCGGCCAGCACCAGATGTGGGCCGCCCAGTTTGTGAACTACGAGAAGCCGGGCACCTGGCTGAACTCCGGTGGCCTGGGCACCATGGGTTACTGCGTGCCGGCTGCGATGGGCGCCAAGGCGGGTCGTCCGGACGCGGTGGTCTGGGGCATCGACGGCGACGGCTGCTTCCAGATGACCAACCAGGAGCTGGCGACCAGCTCGATCGAGGGCTTCCCGATCAAGATGGCCATCATCAACAACGGCAACCTGGGCATGGTCCGCCAGTGGCAGACCCTCTTCTACGAGGGCCGCTACTCGAACACCGACCTGCAGTCCAAGCGCATCCCGGACTTCGTCAAGTTGGCCGACGCCTACGGCTGCGTCGGGCTGCGCTGCGAGAAGGCCGAGGACGTCGACGCCACGATCCGCAAGGCGATGGAGATCAACGACGTCCCGGTGGTCATCGACTTCGTGGTCCACGCCGACGCGATGGTGTGGCCGATGGTCGCCGCCGGCACCAGCAACGACGAGATTCTCTACGCCCGCGGCATGGCGCCGACCTGGGACCGCTCGGAGGAAGAGGAGGTCGACCCCCGATGACCGTTCACACCCTGTCGGTTCTGGTCGAGAACAAGCCGGGGGTGCTGGCTCGCATCGCGAGCCTGTTCTCCCGCCGCGGCTTCAACATCGACTCCCTGGCCGTCGGCCCGACCGAGCACCCGGAGATCTCCCGGATGACGATCGCGGTCAACGTCGACTCCTCGCCGTTGGAGCAGGTCACCAAGCAGCTGAACAAGCTGATCAACGTCATCAAGATCGTCGAGCTGGAGCCGGGCTCGTCGGTGCAGCGCGAACTGCTGCTGGTCAAGGTCCGCGCCGACGCCGACAGCCGCTCGCACGTGCTGGAGACCGTCCAGTTGTTCCGGGCCAAGGTCATCGACGTGTCCACCGACTCGGTGACGATCGAGGCCACCGGCAGCGCCGACAAGCTCGACGCGTTCCTGCGGATCCTCGAGCCGTTCGGGGTCAAGGAACTCGTCCAGTCCGGCATGGTCGCGATCGGCCGCGGACCTCGTTCGATCACCGACCGCAGCCTGCGTCCGGTCGAACGCAGCGCCTGACCTAACCTCAGTCACCGAACCCGACGATTCGACGAAGCAGGAGTTTAGAGCCGTGGCAGCAGAGATGTTCTACGACGAAGACGCCGACCTGTCCGTGATCCAGGGCCGCAAGGTCGCGGTGCTGGGCTACGGCAGTCAGGGGCATGCGCACGCGTTGTCCCTGCGCGACTCCGGCGTCGACGTGCGTGTCGGCCTGCCCGAGGGTTCGAAGAGCCGGGCGAAGGCGGAGGAGGAAGGCCTGCGGGTCGTCACTTCCGCCGAGGCGTGCGCCGAGGCCGACGTGATCATGATCCTGACGCCGGACCCGGTGCAGCGGAAGGTCTGGGCCGAGGCCGTCGCCCCGAACCTCAAGGACGGCGACGCGGTCTTCTTCGGCCACGGCCTGAACATCCGCTTCGACCTTGTGAAGCCGCCGGCCAACGTCGACGTCTGCATGGTTGCCCCCAAGGGCCCGGGCCACCTGGTGCGCCGTCAGTTCGTCGAGGGCAAGGGCGTCCCCTGCATCATCGCCGTCGAGCAGGACGCCACCGGGAAGGCCTGGGACCTCGTGAAGTCCTACGCCAAGGGCATCGGCGGCACCCGCGCCGGGATCATCAAGACCACCTTCACCGAGGAGACCGAGACCGACCTGTTCGGTGAGCAGGTCGTGCTCTGCGGTGGCCTGTCGCACCTGATCATGGCCGGCTTCGAGACGCTGATCGAGGCGGGCTACCAGCCCGAGGTCGCGTACTTCGAGTGCCTGCACGAGGTGAAGCTGATCGTCGACCTGATGTACGAGGGCGGTATCTCCAAGATGCGCTGGTCGATCTCGGAGACCGCCGAGTGGGGCGACTACGTCTCCGGTCCGCGCATCGTCACCGCCGAGACCAAGGCCGAGATGAAGCGGATCCTGGCCGAGATCCAGGACGGCTCCTTCGCCAACCGGTGGATGGAGGAGTACGACAACGGCCTGCCCAACTACAAGAAGTACGTCGAGGAAGGCCACAACCACCCCATCGAGAAGACTGGCGCCAAGCTGCGCCCGCTCATGAGCTGGATCACCTCCGACTAGTTGTCCAGGAAACGCGCCCGCCGGCCCGACCTCGGAGTGGCCGAGGTCGTGACCGAGGAGGTCCCGGACTTGGTCGAGGTCGGGCCGGACGCGTTGTCCGAACTGCTGAAGCCGCACCGCCGTACGGCGGTCGTCGACATCGGGGCCAACCCGGTGGACGGCGACCCGCCGTACGCGCCGATGTTGCGGGCCGGTCTGTGCACGGTCGTCGGCTTCGAGCCGCAGGCCGAGGCGTTGGCGCGATTGCGTCAGGTCGCCGGTCCCGACGAGACCTACCTGCCGTGGGCGGTCGGCGACGGCGGGACCCACACCCTGCACATCTGCGCGGCCGAGGGCATGACCAGCCTGTTGCGTCCGGACCCGAAGGCGCTTGAACGCTTTCACCTGTTCGACCAGTTCGGTGCCGTCGTGTCTACCGTCGAACTGCCGACCCGCCGGCTGGACGACATCGCCGAGATCCCGGCGATCGACCTGCTGAAGATCGACATCCAGGGCTCGGAGCTGATGGTCTTCCGCAACGGGCGCCAGGCCCTGCGCGACTGCGTGGCCATCCACACCGAGGTCTCGTTCCTGCCGCTCTACGAGGGCCAGCCCACGTTCGGCGAGGTCGACGTCGAGCTGCGCGCGGCGGGGTTCGTGCCCCACGGATTCGCCGCGGTCAAGAACTGGGCGTTGACCCCGCTGGTGCGCGAGGGCAACCCGCGCGTCCCGTTCCATCAACTGCTCGAGGCCGACGCCGTCTACGTCCGCGACGTTGCGCCGCCGACCACCGAGGAGCAGCTCAAGCACCTCGCGCTGCTGTCGCACCACGTGTACGGATCGGTCGACCTGGCGGCGCGGTGCGTGCGTGAGCTACGCGACCGGGGTGCCGCGGCACCGGACGCCGTCGAGACCTACTGCGCGCTGTTGGTCGCCGCGGGGCTGGATGTCTCGCTGGCCTCGCCCGGCACGTAGCCGGAAACCGGTGCGCCGGGTGCCATGCCCCGGGCGAGGACTGGACCGCGGACAGTTCCGACCGCAACCGGGACAGCACGACCACTGTTGTGGTGCTCTGCCGGCACACGGCCGGATTTCGACCCAAGCGCGAAGGGTGCCCGCGATTGCGGGCACCCTTTGTCGTCGTTCGTCCGCGGGAGCTGTACGGAGGCCAAGAACACGCTGGTCGGGGGCGCGGAGCGTGTTTCGAGCTGGTTACACTGATCACCTCGCGGGCACAGTGCTGTGTTCCTGTTCGCCGGTCAGTCGAGCCGTCCAGAAGGAACTTTCCTGTGTCCAAGCCCGTCGTTCTAATCGCCGAAGAGCTCTCGCCCGCCACCATCGATGCCCTCGGGCCGGACTTCGAGATCCGGCATTGCGACGGCGCGGACCGGGCGGTCCTGCTGCCCGCCATCGCCGACGTGGACGCGATCCTGATCCGCTCCGCCACCCAGGTCGACGCCGAGGCGTTGGCGGCGGCCAAGAAGCTGCGGGTTGTCGCCCGCGCCGGTGTCGGCCTGGACAACGTCGACGTCCCGGCGGCCACGAAGGCCGGCGTGATGGTGGTCAACGCGCCGCAGTCCAACATCACCAGCGCGGCCGAGCTCGCCGTGGCCCTGCTGCTGGCCAGCGCTCGGCACGTGTCGCCGGCCCACGCCGCGCTGAAGGCCGGGCAGTGGAAGCGGTCGAAGTACACCGGCGTCGAGGTCGCCGACAAGGTTGTCGGGGTCGTCGGCCTGGGGCGCATCGGTGCCCTGGTCGCCGCCCGGCTGGCCGCTTTCGAGGTGAACCTGATCGCCTACGACCCCTACGTCTCCGCCGCGCGCGCCACCCAGCTCGGGGTTCGCCTGGTCTCCCTCGACGAGCTGCTGCGCGAGTCCGACTTCATCACCGTCCATCTGCCGAAGACTCCGGAGACGGTTGGCCTGATCGGCGAGGAGGCGTTGCACACCGTCAAACCGACCGTGCACATCATCAACGCCGCCCGCGGCGGGATCGTGGACGAGGCCGCGCTGTACTCCGCACTCAAGGAAGGGCGCGTGGCCGGGGCCGGACTGGACGTCTACGCCAAGGAGCCGTGCACCGACAGCCCGCTGTTCGAGCTGGACACCGTGGTCGCGTTGCCGCATCTGGGAGCCAGCACCGACGAGGCGCAGGAGAAGGCCGGCATCTCGGTCGCCAAGTCGGTGCGTCTCGCGCTGGCCGGTGAGCTCGTGCCGGACGCCGTCAACGTCCAGGGCGGCGTCATCGCCGAGGAGATCCGTCCGGGCCTGCCGCTGGCCGAGAACCTGGGCCGGCTGTTCACCGCGATGGCCGGTGGGGTCGCCCACCGCCTCGACGTCGAGATCCGTGGTGAGATCGCCAAGCACGACGTGAAGGTCATGGAGTTGGCCACTCTCAAGGGTGTGTTCACCGGCGTGGCCGAGGAATCGACGGTCTCCTACGTCAACGCCCCGCTGTTCGCGCAGGAGCGCGGCGTCGAGGTGCACCTAACCACCAGCCCGGACAGCCCGCGCTACCGGAACCTCATTACCGTCCGGGGCACGATGGCCACCGGCGAGATCGTCTCGGTGTCCGGCACGCTGTCCGGTGCCCGCAA is from Sporichthyaceae bacterium and encodes:
- a CDS encoding FkbM family methyltransferase — protein: MSRKRARRPDLGVAEVVTEEVPDLVEVGPDALSELLKPHRRTAVVDIGANPVDGDPPYAPMLRAGLCTVVGFEPQAEALARLRQVAGPDETYLPWAVGDGGTHTLHICAAEGMTSLLRPDPKALERFHLFDQFGAVVSTVELPTRRLDDIAEIPAIDLLKIDIQGSELMVFRNGRQALRDCVAIHTEVSFLPLYEGQPTFGEVDVELRAAGFVPHGFAAVKNWALTPLVREGNPRVPFHQLLEADAVYVRDVAPPTTEEQLKHLALLSHHVYGSVDLAARCVRELRDRGAAAPDAVETYCALLVAAGLDVSLASPGT
- the ilvC gene encoding ketol-acid reductoisomerase; the protein is MAAEMFYDEDADLSVIQGRKVAVLGYGSQGHAHALSLRDSGVDVRVGLPEGSKSRAKAEEEGLRVVTSAEACAEADVIMILTPDPVQRKVWAEAVAPNLKDGDAVFFGHGLNIRFDLVKPPANVDVCMVAPKGPGHLVRRQFVEGKGVPCIIAVEQDATGKAWDLVKSYAKGIGGTRAGIIKTTFTEETETDLFGEQVVLCGGLSHLIMAGFETLIEAGYQPEVAYFECLHEVKLIVDLMYEGGISKMRWSISETAEWGDYVSGPRIVTAETKAEMKRILAEIQDGSFANRWMEEYDNGLPNYKKYVEEGHNHPIEKTGAKLRPLMSWITSD
- the ilvN gene encoding acetolactate synthase small subunit; the encoded protein is MTVHTLSVLVENKPGVLARIASLFSRRGFNIDSLAVGPTEHPEISRMTIAVNVDSSPLEQVTKQLNKLINVIKIVELEPGSSVQRELLLVKVRADADSRSHVLETVQLFRAKVIDVSTDSVTIEATGSADKLDAFLRILEPFGVKELVQSGMVAIGRGPRSITDRSLRPVERSA
- a CDS encoding acetolactate synthase large subunit; this translates as MRKNATMSEASSESITGAQSLIRSLEAAGVEIIFGIPGGAILPAYDPLFDSQQIRHVLVRHEQGAGHAAQGYAMATGRVGVCMATSGPGATNLVTAIADAHMDSVPIVAITGQVPSSAIGSDAFQEADIRGITMPITKHNYLITNADEIPRAIAEAFHIASTGRPGPVLVDISKDALQARTKFVWPETLDLPGYRPVTRPHAKQVREAAKLIVSASRPVLYVGGGVIKAHAAAELRVLAELTGIPVVTTLMARGAFPDSHELHLGMPGMHGTVAAVGALQKSDLLITLGARFDDRVTGKLSSFAPGAKVIHADIDPAEIGKNRVADVPIVGDCREVIADLIVAVQAEHDAGHHGNYSEWSEQVRSLRARYPRGYDVPEDGGLSPQYVIERLGEIAGPDAIYVAGVGQHQMWAAQFVNYEKPGTWLNSGGLGTMGYCVPAAMGAKAGRPDAVVWGIDGDGCFQMTNQELATSSIEGFPIKMAIINNGNLGMVRQWQTLFYEGRYSNTDLQSKRIPDFVKLADAYGCVGLRCEKAEDVDATIRKAMEINDVPVVIDFVVHADAMVWPMVAAGTSNDEILYARGMAPTWDRSEEEEVDPR
- the serA gene encoding phosphoglycerate dehydrogenase; its protein translation is MSKPVVLIAEELSPATIDALGPDFEIRHCDGADRAVLLPAIADVDAILIRSATQVDAEALAAAKKLRVVARAGVGLDNVDVPAATKAGVMVVNAPQSNITSAAELAVALLLASARHVSPAHAALKAGQWKRSKYTGVEVADKVVGVVGLGRIGALVAARLAAFEVNLIAYDPYVSAARATQLGVRLVSLDELLRESDFITVHLPKTPETVGLIGEEALHTVKPTVHIINAARGGIVDEAALYSALKEGRVAGAGLDVYAKEPCTDSPLFELDTVVALPHLGASTDEAQEKAGISVAKSVRLALAGELVPDAVNVQGGVIAEEIRPGLPLAENLGRLFTAMAGGVAHRLDVEIRGEIAKHDVKVMELATLKGVFTGVAEESTVSYVNAPLFAQERGVEVHLTTSPDSPRYRNLITVRGTMATGEIVSVSGTLSGARKLVERIVEIDGFEVDVELARHMAFFRYDDRPGVIGIVGGILGDAGINIAGMQVARDEKGGTAMVVLTVDSAIPFDNLNDLAVGISADWARAVDLD